One segment of Pleuronectes platessa chromosome 21, fPlePla1.1, whole genome shotgun sequence DNA contains the following:
- the si:ch1073-13h15.3 gene encoding inactive all-trans-retinol 13,14-reductase — translation MWLLVFLVWLVIWAGGTYWYLFGKPSPFSLESLRPPGPREFDQKKRDKVIKQGFSLDKVPEGLDVIVIGSGIGGLTAGATLAKAGKKVLVLEQHDQAGGCCHTYIEKGFEFDVGLHYIGQVHENSLLRIAFDQISEGQLEFTQLNPHFDTIQIGLGDDKREYTMVSGKTDMKTHLMKQFPDETEAIETFFKIMKISAKKTHYLATLKLIPQWVALFLLKSGIADLFSEVFRLSGTGASGLVNTLTKNKDLHVMFSYLFYGVPPKDSSVLINALLIHHYKRGAYYPKGGASEIAFHIVRTIQRYGGNCLVRAPVSQILVNEKGAAYGVKVRKGQEELEVHAPVVVSNCGIFTTFEKLLPPEIRVKPDIQERLNMMKHARGSFLVFSGFDGTEEEVGLESTNFWLFKNNDMDKSMDDFFALSKEEAPDNIPMMFITMPSAKDPESKIRNPGKCCMTILTMVKYEWFEEWKDTTVRKRGNDYYDYKMRFAKNLFDWACTLFPKIRDKLVFQDVATPLTNMHYLGAQRGAMYSAEHNIERFYAEAVARNRCNTPVKNLYMSGQDVFSCGIAGALHGGLLCSSTVLDHIIYIDLLLLKKKLKRRKANELKKLQ, via the exons ATGTGGCTGCTGGTTTTCTTAGTGTGGTTGGTGATATGGGCCGGCGGGACGTACTGGTACCTGTTTGGGAAACCGAGCCCGTTCTCCCTGGAGTCGCTGAGACCGCCAGGACCTCGAGAGTTTGATCAGAAGAAGCGGGACAAGGTCATCAAGCAAG GTTTCAGCCTCGACAAGGTCCCTGAGGGTCTGGACGTCATCGTCATTGGCAGTGGTATTGGCGGACTGACGGCCGGCGCCACGCTGGCCAAAGCGGGGAAGAAAGTCCTGGTGCTGGAGCAACACGACCAGGCCGGCGGCTGCTGCCACACCTACATCGAGAAAGGCTTCGAGTTTGATGTTG ggcTTCACTACATCGGCCAGGTCCACGAGAACAGTCTGCTGCGGATCGCCTTCGACCAGATCTCTGAGGGTCAGCTGGAGTTCACGCAGCTGAACCCCCACTTCGACACCATCCAGATCGGCCTGGGCGACGACAAGCGTGAGTACACCATGGTGTCTGGGAAGACGGACATGAAGACTCATCTGATGAAGCAGTTTCCAGATGAAACCGAGGCCATCGAGACCTTCTTCAAAATCATGAAG ATCTCAGCGAAGAAGACTCACTACCTGGCGACGCTGAAGCTGATCCCTCAGTGGGTTGCTCTATTCCTGCTGAAGTCGGGCATCGCAGACCTCTTCTCCGAGGTCTTCCGCCTCTCTGGCACAGGCGCGTCCGGTTTGGTGAACACACTGACGAAGAACAAGGACCTCCACGTCATGTTCTCCTACCTCTTCTACG GCGTTCCTCCGAAGGACTCCAGCGTTCTGATCAACGCCCTCCTGATTCATCACTACAAACGAGGGGCCTACTACCCCAAAGGTGGTGCCAGTGAAATCGCCTTCCACATCGTCCGCACCATCCAGAGGTACGGAGGAAACTGCCTGGTCCGAGCTCCTGTCTCCCAGATCCTGGTGAATGAGAAGGGGGCAGCGTACG GCGTGAAGGTGAGGAAAggtcaggaggagctggaggttcACGCGCCTGTGGTCGTCTCCAACTGTGGAATCTTCACCACCTTCGAGAAACTTCTTCCACCTGAGATCCGGGTCAAACCCG atatTCAGGAGCGACTGAACATGATGAAACACGCCCGGGGGTCGTTCTTGGTCTTCAGCGGCTTCGatgggactgaggaggaggtgggccTCGAGTCCACAAACTTCTGGCTGTTCAAGAACAATGATATGGACAAGTC gaTGGACGACTTCTTTGCACTGAGCAAAGAGGAAGCACCAGATAACATCCCGATGATGTTCATCACGATGCCGTCCGCTAAAGACCCAGAGTCCAAAATCAGAAACCCAG GAAAATGTTGCATGACAATTCTGACCATGGTGAAGTACGAGTGGTTCGAGGAGTGGAAGGACACGACTGTGAGGAAACGGGGCAACGACTACTACGACTACAAAATGCGATTTGCTAAGAACCTTTTCGACTGGGCCTGCACGCTGTTCCCTAAAATCAGAGACAAG TTGGTTTTCCAGGATGTGGCGACCCCGCTGACCAACATGCACTACCTGGGTGCCCAACGTGGAGCCATGTACTCCGCAGAGCATAACATCGAGCGTTTCTATGCGGAGGCCGTGGCGAGGAACAGGTGCAACACCCCCGTCAAAAACCTCTACATGTCAG GCCAAGACGTGTTCAGCTGTGGGATAGCAGGAGCTCTCCATGGCggactcctctgctcctctaccgTGTTAGATCACATCATCTACATCGACCTGCTGCTTCTtaagaagaagctgaagaggaggaaagccAACGAATTGAAGAAACTGCAGTGA